In the genome of Myxococcus stipitatus, one region contains:
- the sufU gene encoding Fe-S cluster assembly sulfur transfer protein SufU, which yields MSSGSDDLKDLYQEVVLEHSKRPRNFRVVEGANREAAGHNPLCGDQLSVTLKLEGDVIRDIGFQGQGCAISRASASLMTGAVKDKSKAEAEALFELVHKLVTEGPESVDMEALGKMAVLSGVSEFPARVKCASLAWHTMRAALEGRDEAVSTE from the coding sequence ATGAGCTCGGGCTCGGATGACTTGAAGGACCTCTACCAGGAGGTCGTGCTGGAGCACTCCAAGCGGCCGCGCAACTTCCGCGTGGTGGAGGGCGCCAACCGCGAGGCGGCGGGACACAACCCGCTGTGCGGAGACCAGCTCTCCGTGACGCTGAAGCTGGAGGGCGACGTCATCCGCGACATCGGCTTCCAGGGCCAGGGCTGCGCGATTTCGCGTGCGTCCGCGTCGCTGATGACGGGCGCGGTGAAGGACAAGTCGAAGGCGGAGGCGGAGGCGCTCTTCGAGCTGGTGCACAAGCTGGTGACGGAGGGCCCGGAGTCGGTGGACATGGAGGCGCTGGGCAAGATGGCGGTGCTGTCGGGGGTGAGTGAGTTCCCCGCGCGCGTGAAGTGCGCGAGCCTCGCGTGGCACACGATGCGCGCGGCGCTCGAGGGTCGGGATGAAGCGGTCTCCACGGAATAG
- the sufT gene encoding putative Fe-S cluster assembly protein SufT, translated as MRGVTAMLEREVPATIIPSGDKVMLPEGAELRVMQTLGGNITVQDPYGQLFRIDEKDGAALGEEYAPKEKAAGDPSEFHEEQVWEQLRTVYDPEIPVNIVELGLVYACKAEPLPEGGHKVEIQMTLTAPGCGMGPVLVEDVKTKVGSVPGVKEANVELVWEPAWDQSRMTDVARLQLGWM; from the coding sequence ATGCGAGGCGTGACGGCGATGTTGGAGCGGGAGGTCCCCGCGACCATCATTCCCAGCGGAGACAAGGTGATGTTGCCCGAGGGCGCGGAGCTGCGCGTGATGCAGACCCTGGGCGGCAACATCACGGTGCAGGACCCCTACGGGCAGCTCTTCCGCATCGACGAGAAGGACGGCGCGGCGCTGGGCGAGGAGTACGCGCCCAAGGAGAAGGCCGCGGGCGACCCGAGCGAGTTCCACGAGGAGCAGGTCTGGGAGCAGCTGCGCACGGTGTATGACCCGGAGATTCCGGTGAACATCGTGGAGCTGGGCCTGGTGTACGCGTGCAAGGCGGAGCCGTTGCCGGAGGGCGGACACAAGGTCGAAATCCAGATGACGCTCACGGCGCCGGGCTGCGGCATGGGGCCGGTGCTCGTCGAGGACGTGAAGACGAAGGTGGGCTCGGTGCCGGGCGTGAAGGAAGCCAACGTGGAACTCGTCTGGGAGCCGGCGTGGGACCAGAGCCGGATGACGGACGTCGCGAGGCTGCAGCTCGGCTGGATGTGA
- a CDS encoding type 1 glutamine amidotransferase domain-containing protein, translating to MGRKLRGLRVAVLAADGFEQVELTRPVRKLERHGADVKIVSLQPGYIRAMKHMVPGKKVRVDATLKDVKAADFDAVLLPGGLINPDTLRQSALARDFVHDADSLNLPMAIICHAPWLLISAGLAEGRTLTSWPGIRDDVKNAGANWRDEPLVHDDNWVSSRSPLDLPFFEKAMVELFAEKLPEVRERIRQVEAYPTSMHYHPPEEVSRQWPKVLAGSLATAALGFGVVHRFSMR from the coding sequence ATGGGAAGGAAACTCAGAGGCTTGCGAGTGGCGGTGCTGGCGGCGGATGGCTTCGAACAAGTCGAGCTGACGCGGCCGGTCAGGAAGCTGGAGCGGCACGGAGCCGACGTGAAGATTGTCTCGCTCCAGCCCGGTTACATCCGCGCCATGAAGCACATGGTGCCCGGCAAGAAGGTCCGCGTGGACGCGACGCTGAAGGACGTGAAGGCCGCGGACTTCGACGCCGTGCTCCTGCCCGGAGGGCTCATCAATCCGGACACGCTGCGGCAGAGCGCGCTCGCGCGGGACTTCGTGCATGACGCGGACTCCCTCAACCTGCCCATGGCCATCATCTGCCATGCGCCGTGGCTGCTCATCTCCGCGGGGCTCGCGGAGGGGCGCACCCTCACCTCATGGCCGGGCATCCGCGACGACGTGAAGAACGCGGGCGCGAACTGGCGCGACGAGCCCCTGGTGCATGACGACAACTGGGTCTCCAGCCGGAGCCCGCTCGACCTCCCCTTCTTCGAGAAGGCCATGGTGGAGCTCTTCGCGGAGAAGCTCCCGGAGGTGCGCGAGCGCATCCGGCAAGTCGAGGCCTACCCCACGTCCATGCACTACCACCCGCCCGAGGAGGTCTCGCGGCAGTGGCCCAAGGTGCTCGCGGGGAGCCTCGCCACCGCGGCACTGGGGTTCGGAGTGGTGCACAGGTTCTCGATGCGCTGA
- a CDS encoding isoaspartyl peptidase/L-asparaginase codes for MFASRPSFPRSLVAGTALLLSPVGCTSTQSATRADDTRLTQEGTPARKPKWGLVIHGGAGVISRENLSAEREAEVRAALQQALQAGHAVLAQGGSSLDAVTAAVRILEDSPHFNAGKGAVFNHDGVNELDAAIMDGATRSAGAVAGLRRVKNPIELARRVMEKSPHVMMMGEGAEQFAQAQGVELVDPKYFFTEDRWQGLQRALEKERAVPSQSPSSLRPGLDPVTGDHKFGTVGAVALDQAGNLAAGTSTGGMTNKRFGRVGDSPIIGAGTYADPRCAVSATGHGEFFIRYTVARDICARVEYQDLPLPEAANVVVNDVLVKAGGEGGVIAMDRDGNVAMPFNSTGMYRGYVGEDGQPHVAIFKESEESAPSP; via the coding sequence ATGTTCGCCTCGCGTCCGTCGTTTCCCCGGAGCCTCGTCGCGGGCACCGCGCTGCTCCTGAGCCCCGTGGGCTGCACGAGCACCCAGTCCGCCACGCGCGCCGATGACACGCGGCTCACCCAGGAGGGCACACCGGCCCGGAAGCCGAAGTGGGGTCTGGTCATCCACGGTGGTGCGGGTGTCATCTCCCGGGAGAACCTCTCCGCCGAGCGGGAGGCCGAGGTCCGCGCCGCGCTCCAACAGGCGCTCCAAGCGGGCCACGCTGTGCTGGCCCAGGGAGGCAGCAGCCTGGACGCGGTGACGGCGGCCGTGCGCATCCTGGAGGACTCGCCGCACTTCAACGCGGGCAAGGGCGCGGTCTTCAACCACGACGGCGTCAACGAGCTGGATGCGGCCATCATGGACGGCGCCACGCGCTCGGCGGGCGCGGTGGCGGGGCTTCGGCGCGTGAAGAACCCCATCGAGCTGGCGCGTCGGGTGATGGAGAAGTCGCCGCACGTGATGATGATGGGCGAGGGCGCGGAGCAGTTCGCCCAGGCCCAGGGCGTGGAGCTGGTGGACCCCAAGTACTTCTTCACGGAGGACCGGTGGCAGGGCCTCCAGCGTGCGCTCGAGAAGGAGCGCGCGGTGCCCTCGCAGTCTCCTTCCTCGCTCCGGCCGGGACTGGACCCGGTGACGGGGGACCACAAGTTCGGCACGGTGGGCGCGGTGGCGCTGGACCAGGCGGGGAACCTGGCCGCAGGGACGTCCACGGGTGGGATGACGAACAAGCGCTTCGGCCGCGTGGGCGACTCGCCCATCATCGGTGCGGGGACCTACGCGGACCCTCGCTGCGCCGTGTCCGCCACGGGGCACGGTGAGTTCTTCATCCGGTACACGGTGGCGCGCGACATCTGCGCGCGCGTCGAGTACCAGGACCTGCCGCTGCCCGAGGCCGCCAACGTCGTCGTCAACGACGTGCTGGTGAAGGCCGGAGGGGAAGGGGGAGTCATCGCCATGGACCGCGACGGGAATGTGGCCATGCCCTTCAACTCCACCGGCATGTACCGGGGCTATGTGGGAGAGGACGGCCAGCCCCACGTGGCCATCTTCAAGGAGTCGGAGGAGTCGGCTCCCAGCCCGTAG
- a CDS encoding DUF6463 family protein, translating to MRTTTGTLLMVIGGLHQLVGLALYREPLLEIARAGIVGSVDDMGPRASAFWFLVAGLGMVMMGGLAHWAERELGRPLPSGFGWALVALGAFCVVPMPETGAWIFFPLGALAIYRAKQAPVPPVVSRTLIEGADHVDVKTVESEASLREFVARLMSYQPFWFTALFGIRAVFVRFLGLRQARLPRRPPLRAETVPMTPGEKVAFFTVRHAEEEQTWVAGAEDSHLDAVLAVTMESAPEQPRRFHVVTVVRYRNWAGPVYFNVIRPFHHLVVGAMARAAATPQ from the coding sequence ATGCGCACGACGACGGGGACGTTGTTGATGGTCATCGGAGGACTGCACCAGCTGGTGGGGCTGGCGCTCTACCGGGAGCCCTTGCTGGAGATTGCTCGAGCAGGAATCGTCGGCAGCGTGGATGACATGGGCCCGCGGGCCTCGGCCTTCTGGTTCCTGGTGGCGGGCCTGGGCATGGTCATGATGGGAGGCCTGGCGCACTGGGCGGAGCGCGAGCTGGGCCGTCCCCTCCCGTCGGGCTTCGGCTGGGCCCTCGTCGCGCTCGGCGCGTTCTGCGTGGTGCCCATGCCCGAGACAGGGGCCTGGATCTTCTTCCCCCTGGGAGCCCTCGCCATCTACCGAGCGAAACAGGCGCCAGTCCCACCCGTCGTCTCCCGGACCCTCATCGAGGGCGCTGACCACGTGGACGTGAAAACGGTGGAGTCCGAGGCTTCCCTGCGCGAGTTCGTCGCCCGGCTGATGTCGTATCAGCCCTTCTGGTTCACCGCGCTGTTCGGCATCCGCGCCGTCTTCGTCCGGTTCCTCGGCCTGCGCCAGGCGCGTCTTCCTCGACGCCCCCCATTGCGCGCGGAGACCGTGCCCATGACGCCCGGTGAGAAGGTGGCCTTCTTCACCGTGCGCCACGCGGAGGAGGAGCAGACCTGGGTGGCGGGCGCGGAGGACTCGCACCTGGATGCGGTCCTCGCCGTCACCATGGAGTCAGCGCCCGAGCAGCCTCGCCGCTTCCATGTCGTCACCGTGGTCCGCTACCGGAACTGGGCGGGGCCGGTGTACTTCAACGTCATCCGGCCCTTCCATCACCTGGTCGTCGGCGCCATGGCGCGCGCCGCGGCCACACCTCAGTAG
- a CDS encoding TetR/AcrR family transcriptional regulator yields the protein MSRASSRPRSPATLRPFEEIRDRRRGPGLTAEDWADAALWSLEEGVDALSVERLARKLGVTKGSFYWHYEGRPALLQAALARWEQLATEEVIARLEELPTPEERLQRLLAVTFDPAPAGRLEVAIAAAAANPLIQPVVARVSRRRIDYLVSLYRALGVSAREARAWALQAYSTYVGLLHLTITSPETLRSPRERADYVKHLAKVLMPA from the coding sequence ATGAGCCGCGCTTCTTCCCGCCCCCGGAGCCCCGCAACCCTTCGTCCTTTCGAGGAGATACGTGACCGCCGTCGGGGGCCGGGGCTCACCGCCGAGGACTGGGCGGATGCGGCGCTGTGGAGCTTGGAGGAGGGGGTCGACGCGCTGTCGGTGGAGCGATTGGCCCGCAAGCTCGGGGTGACGAAGGGGAGCTTCTACTGGCACTACGAGGGGCGGCCTGCCTTGCTTCAGGCCGCGCTGGCGCGCTGGGAGCAGCTGGCCACGGAGGAGGTCATCGCCCGTCTGGAGGAGTTGCCGACGCCGGAGGAGCGGTTGCAGCGGCTGTTGGCCGTGACGTTCGACCCCGCGCCTGCGGGGAGGCTCGAAGTGGCCATCGCCGCAGCGGCCGCGAATCCGCTCATCCAGCCCGTGGTCGCGCGGGTGTCGCGGCGACGTATCGACTACCTCGTGTCGCTGTACCGGGCGCTGGGGGTGTCAGCGAGGGAGGCCCGCGCGTGGGCACTCCAGGCGTACTCCACGTACGTAGGGCTGTTGCATCTGACCATCACGAGTCCGGAGACACTGCGCTCCCCTCGCGAGCGCGCCGATTACGTGAAGCATCTGGCGAAGGTGTTGATGCCCGCGTGA
- a CDS encoding PQQ-dependent sugar dehydrogenase — MTPWTCRFARLWPLFLLALACAPEPSTEGAASPEGTDSIQTAATLPPSYSDTQVTPVAQPTALAFTPDGRLLITTQGGQLRVYSGGVLLATPALNLSSKLCTNSERGLLGVAVDPDFISNAHVYLYYTFNKFNTCSTNIANVAVNRVSRFLLSGNSIINPASEVVLLDNIPSTAGNHNGGDLHFGPDGLLYISVGDGGCQLGDPTRCAGQNTTARRLDVMLGKMLRIRKDGTIPTDNPWFASAGSRRCGNPAGVPSGTGPCQENYATGLRNPFRFAFQPGTSTFFINDVGQGVWEEIDEGIKGADYGWNTREGHCANNSTTNCGAPPAGMTNPIFDYKHGTNPSPSPFQGCNSITGGAFAPPGAWAASDDNAYFFSDYVCGKVFKLTRGSGGAVSVSAFATGLGNSSAVMLRFGPSPNGTALYYTTYAGGGEVRRINFTGATNRPPVAAFTATPTDGATPLTVQFNGSTSSDPDGDALRYIWTFGDGSAAVETTTPTTSHVYTATGTFTASLTVRDARGTSSVQAATQRIDSGNTAPVPVITGPLESLRFYAGQPLVLTGTATDAEDGTLPASSLSWRALLHHNEHNHPLLPPTSGNNVPLTAPQPEDLPAVTTNYVEVLLTATDSKGRSTTVSRYLLPHIVDVTIQSEPPGLTIDVNGTSFVTPANVKSWERYTLNVTAPSPQVSGGTTWNWASWSDGGARAHGYLTPAANATLTATYSSALAPSAEGMPETTSHPE; from the coding sequence ATGACACCTTGGACTTGTCGTTTCGCTCGGTTGTGGCCGTTGTTCCTGCTGGCCCTGGCGTGTGCACCGGAACCTTCGACGGAAGGGGCCGCGAGCCCGGAGGGAACGGACTCCATCCAGACCGCCGCCACGTTGCCGCCGTCCTATTCGGACACGCAGGTGACGCCGGTGGCGCAGCCCACCGCGCTGGCCTTCACGCCGGACGGGCGGCTGCTCATCACCACGCAAGGCGGACAGCTGCGGGTGTATTCCGGAGGCGTGCTGCTGGCGACGCCGGCGCTGAACCTGTCCTCCAAGCTCTGCACCAACTCGGAGCGGGGCCTGCTGGGCGTGGCGGTGGACCCGGACTTCATCAGCAACGCGCACGTGTATCTCTATTACACGTTCAACAAGTTCAACACGTGCTCGACGAACATCGCCAACGTGGCGGTGAATCGCGTGTCGCGCTTCCTCTTGTCGGGCAACAGCATCATCAACCCGGCCAGCGAGGTGGTGCTGCTGGACAACATCCCCTCCACGGCGGGCAACCACAACGGCGGGGACCTGCACTTCGGCCCGGATGGGCTGCTCTACATCAGCGTGGGTGACGGCGGCTGCCAGCTTGGCGACCCCACGCGCTGCGCGGGACAGAACACCACCGCTCGCAGGCTGGACGTGATGCTGGGGAAGATGCTGCGCATCCGCAAGGACGGCACCATCCCCACGGACAACCCGTGGTTCGCGTCGGCTGGCAGCCGCCGGTGTGGCAATCCCGCGGGCGTGCCGTCGGGCACCGGGCCGTGTCAGGAGAACTACGCGACGGGGTTGCGCAATCCGTTCCGCTTCGCCTTCCAGCCGGGCACGAGCACGTTCTTCATCAACGACGTGGGCCAGGGCGTCTGGGAGGAGATTGACGAAGGCATCAAGGGCGCGGACTACGGATGGAATACGCGCGAGGGGCACTGCGCGAACAACTCCACCACCAACTGTGGAGCGCCGCCCGCGGGGATGACGAATCCAATCTTCGATTACAAGCACGGGACCAACCCGTCACCCTCTCCGTTCCAGGGTTGCAACTCCATTACAGGTGGCGCCTTCGCGCCTCCGGGGGCGTGGGCGGCCTCGGACGACAACGCGTACTTCTTCAGCGACTACGTCTGCGGGAAGGTGTTCAAGCTGACGCGAGGCTCGGGGGGCGCGGTGTCCGTGAGCGCGTTCGCGACGGGACTGGGCAACAGCTCCGCGGTGATGCTGCGCTTCGGTCCCTCGCCCAATGGGACGGCGCTCTATTACACGACGTACGCGGGGGGCGGAGAGGTGCGGCGCATCAACTTCACGGGTGCGACGAATCGCCCGCCCGTCGCGGCCTTCACGGCGACGCCCACCGATGGGGCCACTCCGCTGACTGTGCAGTTCAACGGGAGCACCAGCAGCGACCCGGATGGTGATGCGCTGAGGTACATCTGGACGTTCGGAGATGGCAGCGCGGCGGTGGAGACGACCACGCCCACCACGAGCCACGTGTACACCGCGACGGGGACCTTCACGGCCTCGCTCACGGTGCGCGATGCACGAGGGACCTCGTCGGTTCAGGCAGCCACGCAGCGCATCGACTCGGGCAACACGGCGCCCGTGCCGGTCATCACGGGGCCGCTGGAGAGCTTGCGCTTCTACGCGGGCCAGCCGCTGGTGTTGACGGGGACCGCCACGGACGCGGAGGACGGCACGCTCCCGGCGAGCTCGCTCTCATGGCGCGCGCTCTTGCATCACAACGAGCACAACCACCCGCTCCTGCCGCCCACGTCGGGGAACAACGTCCCGCTCACCGCGCCGCAGCCCGAGGACCTTCCCGCGGTGACGACCAACTACGTGGAGGTGCTGCTCACCGCGACGGACTCGAAGGGGCGGAGCACCACGGTGTCGCGATACCTCCTGCCGCACATCGTCGATGTGACGATTCAGTCGGAGCCGCCGGGGCTGACCATCGACGTCAACGGCACCAGCTTCGTCACACCCGCCAACGTCAAGTCGTGGGAGCGCTACACGCTCAACGTCACCGCGCCATCTCCGCAGGTCAGCGGCGGCACGACGTGGAACTGGGCCTCCTGGTCCGACGGAGGCGCCAGGGCGCACGGCTATCTGACGCCTGCCGCCAACGCCACCCTCACGGCCACATACAGCAGCGCGCTGGCGCCCTCCGCTGAAGGCATGCCGGAGACGACCTCGCATCCAGAGTAG
- a CDS encoding serine/threonine-protein kinase, translating into MSSIDPTAISRPRSPDLISGYRLEKLVGTGGMGEVHKATQLSLGRTVAVKLLNAELAKDPSFIARFQKEAAALAALSHPHIVSIVDKGKTDSTYYLVMEFVDGPSLRELIRAPQLDMLGALRRMLEICRAIEYAHGRGVIHRDLKPENILLDQQAGGIAKVSDFGLASFLDDASPSSRYALTSTHVSMGTLSYMAPEQRVDAKNADARADIFSLGVILYEWLTGEVPLGTFDPPSQRKPGLDARLDGIVTKCLKPDPEDRYPSVAALIADLELLVPGSLPSLLPVKQTRMQRFKAGVRQVVRVTLRVAASLMVLAASAVLGTAYYLSGERRAPIAPGAAIMGYLGEPKTQPVPGREEANAERRRVTLGEGLAEQSLVVAGRPVHLEDKTLVFPWQEDTQPVGRVRVDVTRRDGDILSLTSQFSVAGPPPTWERRLRDMFNLYQPSAPPTVAMMLLGTTGRYVALVHNGVGEPLRLEWALGERRGAMLGMESPRTGDVTLELAVDAEGRLEAFIGAGKDRRALFEPLVLGTGWVEQFGDAPFPAYGCIEATCRVSGITYVLKQSPPGGTTAPMPTPTPTPPVVKAVAAATVPVKAVGTKKTPPPPPPKKQPPKPAPKNGKRR; encoded by the coding sequence ATGTCCTCCATCGACCCGACGGCGATCAGCCGGCCCCGTTCACCGGACCTCATCAGCGGCTACCGCCTTGAAAAGCTCGTCGGCACCGGAGGCATGGGCGAGGTCCACAAGGCCACCCAGCTCTCCCTGGGCCGCACCGTCGCGGTGAAGCTGCTCAACGCGGAGCTGGCCAAGGACCCCTCCTTCATCGCCCGCTTCCAGAAGGAGGCCGCGGCGCTCGCCGCGCTGAGCCACCCCCACATCGTCTCCATCGTCGACAAGGGCAAGACGGACAGCACCTACTACCTGGTGATGGAGTTCGTGGACGGCCCGTCGCTGCGCGAGCTGATCCGCGCGCCGCAGCTCGACATGCTCGGGGCGCTCCGGCGGATGCTCGAAATCTGCCGGGCCATCGAGTACGCGCACGGCCGCGGCGTCATCCACCGCGACCTGAAGCCGGAGAACATCCTGCTGGACCAGCAGGCCGGCGGCATCGCGAAGGTGTCCGACTTCGGGCTCGCGTCGTTCCTGGATGATGCCAGCCCGTCCTCGCGCTACGCGCTGACGTCCACGCACGTGTCCATGGGCACGCTGTCGTACATGGCGCCCGAGCAGCGCGTGGACGCGAAGAACGCGGACGCGCGCGCGGACATCTTCTCGCTGGGCGTCATCCTCTACGAGTGGCTCACCGGCGAGGTGCCGCTGGGCACGTTCGACCCGCCGTCCCAGCGCAAGCCCGGGCTGGACGCGCGGCTGGACGGCATCGTCACCAAGTGCCTCAAGCCGGACCCGGAGGACCGCTACCCGTCGGTGGCGGCGCTCATCGCGGACCTGGAGCTGCTGGTCCCCGGCAGCCTCCCGTCGCTGCTGCCCGTGAAGCAGACACGCATGCAGCGCTTCAAGGCGGGCGTGCGCCAGGTGGTGCGTGTCACGCTGCGGGTGGCCGCGAGCCTCATGGTGCTGGCCGCGAGCGCCGTGCTGGGCACGGCCTACTACCTGAGCGGAGAGCGCCGCGCGCCCATCGCCCCCGGTGCCGCGATCATGGGCTACCTGGGCGAGCCCAAGACGCAGCCAGTGCCGGGCCGCGAGGAGGCCAACGCCGAGCGCCGCAGGGTGACGCTGGGCGAGGGCCTGGCCGAGCAGAGCCTCGTCGTCGCGGGCCGTCCGGTGCACCTGGAGGACAAGACGCTCGTCTTCCCGTGGCAGGAGGACACGCAGCCGGTGGGGCGCGTGCGCGTGGACGTCACGCGCCGGGATGGCGACATCCTCAGCCTCACGAGCCAGTTCTCCGTGGCGGGGCCGCCGCCCACGTGGGAGCGCCGCCTGCGCGACATGTTCAACCTGTACCAGCCCTCCGCGCCGCCCACCGTCGCGATGATGCTGCTGGGCACCACGGGCCGCTACGTGGCGCTGGTCCACAACGGCGTGGGCGAGCCCCTGCGGCTGGAGTGGGCGCTGGGGGAGCGGCGGGGCGCCATGCTGGGCATGGAGTCGCCCCGGACGGGGGATGTGACGCTGGAGCTGGCGGTGGACGCCGAGGGCCGGCTGGAGGCGTTCATCGGCGCGGGCAAGGACCGCCGCGCCCTCTTCGAGCCCCTGGTGCTGGGCACCGGCTGGGTGGAGCAGTTCGGCGACGCGCCCTTCCCCGCCTATGGCTGCATCGAGGCCACCTGCCGCGTCTCGGGCATCACCTACGTGCTCAAGCAGTCCCCGCCGGGCGGGACGACGGCGCCCATGCCGACGCCGACGCCGACTCCGCCCGTGGTGAAGGCGGTGGCGGCCGCCACGGTGCCCGTGAAGGCCGTGGGGACCAAGAAGACGCCGCCCCCTCCGCCGCCCAAGAAGCAGCCGCCCAAGCCCGCGCCCAAGAACGGCAAGCGTCGGTAG
- a CDS encoding GAF domain-containing protein, whose product MVEAFSKVSEASKLLLEKGLCASTAVECLGMVGHSMGVDRAYIFENRTQQTYGRFVTDLRYAWAEPPTASPLANPVLRAFSFRDFAPGWVDMLEAGMVVACPTRDAPPMMRDLLERQGTQSILLCPVNPSRQQWWGVTVFEDCHRPRAWRPEEVSLLKSLARAVAASVRHGQMRSSLDQVRTSLRAAVNRTPASGR is encoded by the coding sequence ATGGTCGAAGCCTTCTCGAAGGTGTCGGAAGCCTCGAAGCTGTTGTTGGAGAAGGGCCTGTGCGCCAGCACCGCCGTCGAGTGCCTGGGCATGGTGGGCCACTCGATGGGCGTCGACCGGGCGTACATCTTCGAGAACCGCACGCAGCAGACGTATGGCCGGTTCGTGACGGACCTGCGCTACGCGTGGGCGGAGCCTCCCACGGCGTCGCCCCTGGCCAACCCCGTGCTGCGCGCGTTCTCGTTCCGGGACTTCGCGCCGGGCTGGGTGGACATGCTGGAGGCGGGGATGGTGGTGGCGTGCCCCACCCGGGACGCGCCGCCGATGATGCGCGACCTGCTGGAGCGCCAGGGGACGCAGTCCATCCTCCTGTGCCCGGTGAATCCCTCGCGGCAGCAGTGGTGGGGCGTGACGGTCTTCGAGGACTGCCACCGTCCCCGGGCGTGGCGGCCGGAGGAGGTCTCCCTGCTGAAGTCGCTGGCGCGCGCGGTGGCGGCGTCGGTGCGTCACGGGCAGATGCGCTCGTCGTTGGATCAGGTCCGCACCAGCCTGCGGGCGGCGGTGAACCGCACCCCCGCCTCCGGACGCTGA
- a CDS encoding sensor histidine kinase, which translates to MVSSRTSIRAYRAGFFFVVVLLSAVTAFTLWTEVRTGARVEALVNEALVRARLIGRIRVDVLSLESAIEAHIRATDDSERDAADVVMEEILSDIRLASEEYTRNLPPGDKAVWERFNAACQGLADQVRAAAVFSQRREADRARRHLAERIRPLAAQLDALGESLSEENSNEARRVGGRLADMRVRNTALGAGTTLLAMLLSVLVGWQVTSLLKRQDATIQGQLEELGRHNQELDSFTRRVAHDLISPLAPLKGYLTLIRRTGAVKDAGALEMLAQCESSAVRMGELIEALLRFCRAGTRGERTVGELDTAVTTVLLEVSQTAAAQGVAVDRALQPGVAVDCPGQLLQVTARNLLTNAVKYSAGRPDARVTVKVFTEGADAVLEVADNGMGMGPGVLALLFQPFFRAPEVRSLPGHGLGLATTKRVVEAHGGTLTVRSEEGKGTHVVVRFAHVARLAEGSTAESVQSSPASSIRKVAS; encoded by the coding sequence CTGGTGAGCTCCCGTACGTCCATCCGCGCCTACCGCGCCGGCTTCTTCTTCGTGGTGGTCCTGCTGTCGGCCGTCACGGCCTTCACGCTGTGGACGGAGGTGCGCACGGGCGCGCGCGTGGAGGCGCTGGTGAACGAGGCGCTGGTGCGTGCGCGCTTGATTGGGCGCATCCGCGTGGACGTGCTGTCGCTGGAGTCCGCCATCGAAGCGCACATCCGCGCGACGGATGACTCGGAGCGCGACGCGGCGGACGTGGTGATGGAGGAGATCCTCTCCGACATCCGCCTGGCCTCGGAGGAGTACACGCGCAACCTGCCGCCGGGCGACAAGGCGGTGTGGGAGCGCTTCAATGCCGCGTGCCAGGGGTTGGCGGACCAGGTGCGCGCGGCGGCGGTGTTCTCCCAGCGGCGCGAGGCGGACCGGGCGCGACGACACCTGGCCGAGCGCATCCGTCCGCTGGCCGCGCAGCTCGACGCCCTGGGCGAGTCGCTGTCGGAGGAGAACTCCAACGAGGCGCGCCGCGTGGGTGGACGGCTGGCGGACATGCGCGTGCGCAACACGGCGCTGGGCGCGGGCACGACGCTGCTGGCCATGCTGCTGTCCGTATTGGTGGGGTGGCAGGTGACGTCCCTGCTCAAGCGCCAGGACGCCACGATTCAGGGGCAGCTCGAGGAGCTGGGCCGCCACAACCAGGAGCTGGACTCGTTCACCCGCCGCGTGGCGCACGACCTCATCAGTCCGCTGGCGCCGCTCAAGGGCTACCTGACGCTCATCCGCCGCACGGGCGCGGTGAAGGACGCGGGGGCGCTGGAGATGCTGGCGCAGTGCGAGTCCAGCGCGGTGCGCATGGGCGAGCTGATTGAGGCGCTGCTGCGCTTCTGCCGCGCGGGCACGCGAGGCGAGCGCACCGTGGGCGAGCTGGACACGGCGGTGACGACGGTGCTGCTGGAGGTGTCGCAGACGGCGGCGGCGCAGGGCGTGGCGGTGGACCGGGCGCTGCAGCCGGGCGTGGCGGTGGACTGTCCCGGACAGCTGCTGCAGGTGACGGCGCGCAACCTGCTGACGAACGCGGTGAAGTACTCGGCGGGGCGGCCCGACGCGCGGGTGACGGTGAAGGTCTTCACCGAGGGCGCGGACGCGGTGCTGGAGGTGGCGGACAACGGCATGGGCATGGGGCCCGGGGTGCTGGCGCTGTTGTTCCAGCCGTTCTTCCGGGCGCCGGAGGTGCGCTCGCTGCCGGGGCATGGCCTGGGCCTGGCCACCACGAAGCGCGTGGTGGAGGCGCATGGGGGGACGCTGACGGTGCGCTCGGAGGAAGGCAAGGGCACGCACGTGGTGGTGCGCTTCGCGCATGTGGCGCGGCTGGCGGAGGGAAGCACCGCCGAGTCCGTGCAGTCGTCCCCTGCTTCCTCGATTCGCAAGGTGGCCTCTTGA